CATCGACCAGCCGTCCTACGTATCGGTGAAGGTCCGCTGAAACCCGAATTCCAGGAGGAAACCATGGCCACCACACAAGTGCGGACCGACGAGGTCCTCTACGAGGTCTCCGAGGGCATCGCGACCCTTACCCTCAACCGGCCGGACCGGCTGAACACCATCTCCGGGCCCATGCTGAACCAGCTCACGGCTCTGCTGGTCCAGGCGAACGAGGACCCCGAGGTCCGCGTCGTGATCCTGACCGGGACCGGCAAGGCCTTCTGCGCAGGCCTGGACCTGGTGAGCGCCACCCAGGGTTCCGGGATCGGGTCCGACACCTCGGGCCAGAACGTCTCGGTCAACCTGGACCTGCGCAACACCCCGCCGACCGTCCTCTTCGCCATGGACAAGCCGACCATCTGCGCCCTGAACGGCTCAGCCGCCGGCTACGGCATGGACACCGCCATGGGCTGCGACATCCGCATCATGGCCCAGAGCGCCAAGATGGCCGCCGCCTTTGTGCGCCGGGGCATCGTGCCGGAATCCGGCGGTACCTGGTTCCTGCCGCGCCTGCTGGGGTGGGCCCGCGCCGCCGAGCTGATCTTCACCGGCCGCACCCTGTCGGCGGAAGAGTCCCTTGAGCTCGGCCTGACCAACGCCGTGGTCCCGGACGAGGAGATCCACACCGCCGCCCGCGCCATGGCCCGGGAGATCGCCGACAATGCGCCCCTGGCCGTACAGTCGGCCAAGCGCCTGATGCGGATGGGCCTGAACGAAACGTTCAATGACCACGTGCACCACGTCTACCTGCAGTTCCTGCAGCTGATGCGCACCCGCGACTTCCGCGAGGGCATGGTCTCCTTCCTCGAGAAGCGTCCGGCCGAATTCACCGGCCGCTAGGGCTCAGCGACGCCGATTCTTGCCCAGCTCGTCCGGACAGCCCCGGGCGAGCAGGTCGGGAACCGGCCCCTCCACCCTGTAGAGCGGATAGCGGTCGACCCGGCTGGTCGGCACGCCGCGGATAAGCTCGCCCATGGGGGTGACCTTGCCAAAGCACGCCTGCAGGTCGGGCAGGGACAGGCGTCGGCTCTTGTCCAGGACGAGGCCGGGACGGTCGACGGGAGCCGGGGCCGCATCTGGCCAGCGTTCGCGCTCGATCAGGTGGACCAGGGGCGCCTTGACCTGACCGGTGGCCGCCAGCTGCGAAAGTGCGCCGTAGTGCGCCACGCCCACCCAATCGGCGCCGGCCGAGACCCGGGCCGCCTCGACCTGGCGGGCGAAGTCCGGCCAGCCTCTTATCGGCAGGAGGGGATCGGTCCGGGAGTTGATCGGGGGGCCCTGTAGTCCCGCCCAGGCCAGCACCCCGACCATCGAGACGGCGCCCAGGCCGAGACCTCCCGCCAGCAGGCGGGAACGCCAGCCCCGGGGCCGGTCCGTCACCGCGCCGGCCACCGCCAGGGCGAAGGCGGCGAAGACGGTCGCGGGCCAGTGCGCCTGCACCCGGTCATGCAGGCTGTGGAGGGCCAGGTAGAGGCAGAAGGGCAGGGCGGCCAGCAGGGGCAGGGACAGGTCCATGCCGCCCACCCGACCCCGGTTGCGGATCACGGCCCAGACTCCCAGCCCCGCCAGGACCGCGAGGATGGGATTGAGCAGGACGAACTGGGTCGTCAGCAACTCGCCCAGGTAGGCGGGGCGGAACTGGGAGGGCTCGACCCGTCCGAACTGTTTCTCGAAGGTCAGCCAGTCGTGGGTGGCGTTCCAGGCGAGATTGGTGGCGAAGACCACCCCCGCTGCGACGACGGCGGTCCAGGGCCAGGGCGTAAGGAGCCGTCTGCGGCCTTCCGGTGAGGCGGCCAGCCACAGGACCACACCGGGGGCGAGGAAGAGAGCCGAGTACTTCGAGATGCAGGCCAGGCCCGCCGCCAGTCCCGCCAGGACCCAGAACCGTGGGCTACCGCCGGCCGCGATCCGAGCCAGCACCGACAGGGTGGCGGCCCAGAAGAAAATGGCGGGCGCGTCCGGTGTGGCGAGTATGCCGCCGGCGCCGATGGTCAGCATGGCGTTGTAGGCAAGGGCCGCGACCAGGCCCGTCCGGGCGCTTCCGCCCAGGCGTCGGGCAAGATCCGCGGTCAGCCAGGTGGTCGCAGCAGCGCCCAGTATGGGCAGGAGACGCACCCCCAACGGGGTGTCGCCGGCCAGGAAGGTCCCGAGCCGGATCCACCAGGCGATCATCGGCGGGTGATCGTAATAGCCCAGGTGCAGGTGCTGGGACCAAAGCCGATAGTAGGCCTCGTCTTCGGTCAGGGGGATGACGGCCGCCGCCCAGAGTCTCAGGGCGGTGAGCGCTAGGATCAGCAGCCAGAGGCCCCGGCCCGCGTCCAGCCTCACCAGACGGCCTTCGAGGTCGTGACGTAGTTCCAGGCGGCGGCGACGACGGCGCCCGCAAGGCCCGCCACCCACCAGGCGGGGCCACGCTCATAGACCACCGTGGCGACCGCCACATTGGCGGCGAGGGGCACGCTGCAGAGCACGCAGAACTTGATGTAGCCGCCGACCAGCTTCAGCCCCTTCAGGCGCCGGTCCCGGTAGGTGACAGCGTTGTTGATCAGGTAGTTCGAGGTCATGGCCCCAAGGGCGGCCAGGGTCTGGGCCCAGGAGAAGCCCAGGTGCAGGAGGCTGCGCAGGATGGCCAGGTGCACCACCACCCCGCTGGCCCCGACCATGGCGAACATCAGGAAGCGGGGCGAGATGACATCCCTGCTGAGCTTGGCGACCAGCAGGCCCAGGTACTGGACCACGACGCCGTTATCGAGCTTGGAGTCCCCGGCCTCGCGGGCCCGGAAGGTGTAGGGCAGCTCGATGATCTTCAGCGGCCGGTCCTGCGAGGCGACGATGTCGAACAGGACCTTGAAGCCCGAGGTCGAGAGGCGGGGCGCCACCGCCTCCACCACTGAACGGCGGACCATGAAGAATCCGCTCATGGGGTCGGTCAGGTCGGCCTTGAGGACCTGCCGGCCCAGCCAGTTTGCGAGGCGGCTGCCCGCCTCGCGCCGTGCGCCCAGGGCCGAAGCGTCCGCACCGGGCCCGCCGCAGTAGCGACTGCCCACGGCAAGGTCCGCGCCCTCCTGGTCGAGGGCGCGGAGCATGTCGGGCAGCAGGCGTTCATCGTGCTGGAGGTCGCCGTCCATGACGGCCACGAAGGGCGCTGCGCTGGCCATGATCCCCTCAATGACTGCGCCCGCCAGTCCGCGGCGTCCCACCCGATGAAGGCAGAGGACGCGGGGATCCACGGCGGCCACGGCCTTGACCTCGGCGGCGGTGCCGTCCGGGGAGTTGTCGTCCACGAAGATGACCTGCCAGCGCCGGCCGGCGAGAGCCGCCTCGACCAGGCTGATCAACTTGCGGACATTGGCCCGCTCATTGAAGGTCGGGACAACGACCGTCAGCTCAAGGCCGGCGGAGGCGGGAGAGGCGGCTGGCGCGGTCGGGTCGGAATCAGGCAATCGACACCCCATGTCTGGGCGTGGTTTACAGCCGGTGACCCGGCAAGGCCAGCCACGGCCCCGGCGACGGGGCGAAGGAAGGGACAGGCGATGACAAACCGGATGGGGATGGCGCTGGCCGCCGGGCTTTCAGCCCTGGCCCTTGCGGCGCCCGTCGCGGCCGACAGTGTTGGCCGTCCGCGGCCCGGCTATTGGGAACTGACCAACGTCTTCACCGTGGTGGTCACCCAGAAGAAGGTCGAGCGACGCTGCCTGGTGGCCTCCGAGATCAATAAGTTCATGACCTCGCCCTCCAACCGCCACTATGCCTGCACCTATCCCTCCCGTGCGGTGGGGGATGGCAAGATCCTCCTGAAGGGCAGTTGCAGCACCAAGGAGGGCCAGGTGGCCGACGTCACCGCCACCGGCGGCTATTCGCCGGAGACCTTCCGCCTCAAGCTCGCCCTCTCGACGCGGATCGCCGGCATCCCACTGGCCGGCACCGCCACCACCACGGCCCGTCGCCTGGGGGACGCCTGTCCGCCCGAAGCGGCCCGCTCCGACGAGGCCAAGCGGGTCCTGAAGGGCGGGAACACACCGCCGCAGAGCTGATTTCCGAAGGCCGGCCTGTCCGGCGCGCCATCGAAGGGATAGTCTGGAGCCATGTCCGAGGTTGAAGCCCGTCTCGCCGCCGCCGGTATCGTCCTTCCGGTCCCCGTCGCGCCCGTCGCCAACTATGTCCCCTTCGTGCGGAGCGGGTCACTGGTCCACATTTCCGGCCAGGTGTCCGTTGACGCCGCTGGCGGCGTGAAGGGCGTAGTGGGGGTGGAGGTCGACCTCGAGGCCGCCCGCGCCGCCGCCCGGCTGTGCGGGATCAACCTCCTCGCCCAGATGAAGGCCGCCTGCGAGGGCGACCTCGACCGCCTGGTGCGGGTGATCAAGCTTGGCGGTTTCGTCCAGGCCGGTCCCGACTTCTTCGACATTCCCCAGGTGGTCAACGGCGCCTCGGACCTGATGGTCCTGGCCTTCGGCGACGCCGGGCGTCACGCGCGCTCGGCCGTGGGCGTCTATCGCCTGCCCCTGAACTTCGCGGTGGAGGTCGACGCCGTGGTGGAGGTCCGATGAAGGCGCAGTTCGGAGAGGCCTGGGACCTCCTCTTCAGTCCCGCCATCGCCCATCGGGGACTCTGGAACCCCGACGGCCTCCCTGAGAACTCCCTCGGCGCCTTCCAGGCAGCCTGCGAGGCCGGATACGGGATCGAGCTGGACGTCCACATCACCGCTGACGGCGAGGCCGTGGTCTTCCACGATAACACCCTGAAGCGGATGACGGGCCGGGAAGGCCGGGTCCGGGACTACACCGCAGCCGACCTTGCGGGCGTGTCCCTGAAGGGAACCGAAGAGACCATCCCGACACTGTTGGAGGCCCTGGCCCTCATCGGGCGCCGCGCCATGGTGCATGTGGAGCTCAAGACTCCCTTCGGCGAGGTGGGCCCGCTGGAGCAGAGGGTCCACGAGATCCTGATGGACCATGCCGGCCCCACCTGCGTGATCGGTTTCAATCCCTACAGCCACGCCTGGTTCGCCGACCGGTTCCCGGGCGTCCTGCGCGGGCTGGACAGCTATCGCTGGAATGACGAGGCGACCCACATCTCGCCCGAGCAGCGCAAGGCCTTCGCCCGGCTGGAGCATGTCTCGATCGCCCGCCCGCACTTCCTGGCCATGAGCCTGGACACGGTGGCCAATCCCGAGGTCGCCGCCCACCGCAGGGCGGGCATGCCCGTGGTCGCCTGGACGGCGCGGACGCCGGAGCAGGCGGAGGCCGCGAGGCCACACTGCGACAACGTCATCTTCGAGGGCTTCCGGGCGTGACGCTGAAGCCCGCGGTGCGCATCAGCCGCCGCATCGCCGAGATCGGCCGGGCGGACTGGGACGCCTGTGCAGTGCGTGGAGATCAGCCCTTCAACCCCTTCATATGCTTCGATTTTCTCGATTGCGCTGAAGAGGCGGGCTGCGCTGTGGAAGCCCAGGGATGGGGGCCGCAGCACCTGGCCGTCGAGGACGAGGCGGGCCGTGTCGCCGCCGTCATGCCCCTCTACCTGAAGGGGCACAGCCAGGGTGAGTACATCTTCGACCACGCCTGGGCCGAAGCCTACGAGCGGGCCGGCGGCCGGTACTATCCCAAGCTCCTGTCTGCGGCGCCCTTCACCCCCGCAACCGGCCCGCGCCTGCTCGTCCGCCCGGATGTTGATCCTGACCTGGGCCGCAAGGCCCTGCTGGGAGGCGCCCTGACGGTCTGCGAGCGCTACGGCGCTTCGGGCCTGCACGTGAATTTCCCGACCCGCGATGAGTGGTCCTGGCTGGGCGAGGCGGGCATGGCCCTGCGCGAGGGCCAGCAGTACCACTGGCTCAACCGCGGCTATGCGACCTTTGACGACTTCCTCGCCGACCTCTCCTCGGGGCGGCGCAAGACCATCCGTCGCGAGCGGCGCGATGCGGGGCAGGGGCTGGAGATCCTCTGCCTGACCGGGTCCGACCTGACCGAGGCGCATTGGGACGCCTTCTACCGCTTCTATGTCGACACCGGGTCGCGCAAGTGGGGCCGGCCCTACCTGAACCGCCTGTTCTTCTCCCTGCTGGGCGAGCGGATGGCCGACCGGGTGCTCCTCATCATGGCGCGTCGGAACGGGCGCTGGATCGCCGGAGCCCTGAACCTGATCGGCGGCGACTGCCTGTTTGGCCGCAACTGGGGCTGCGTCGAGGACGTGCCCTTCCTGCACTTCGAGCTCTGCTACTACCAGGCCATCGAGTGGGCGATCGGGCGGGGGCTGGCGCGGGTCGAAGCCGGCGCCCAGGGGCAACACAAGATCGCCCGGGGCTATCTCCCGGCGCCCGTCCACTCGGCCCACTTCATCGCCGACCCGGCCCTGCGCGGCCCGGTCGAGGACTACCTCCGGCGCGAGATGGCCGCCGTGGAGGAGGAGATGGAGTGGCTCTCCGAGGCCTATTCCCCCTTCCGTCAGTCTGGAGACGCCTGATCGCGGGCGTGCTATCCCGCGGTGACCAGCTAGGGGAGACCGCCATGAGCCTCGACGGCGCCTACGATCCGGGCAACATCTTCGCGAAAATCCTGAGGGGTGAGGCGCCCTGTGCCCGCGTCTTCGAG
The sequence above is a segment of the Phenylobacterium parvum genome. Coding sequences within it:
- a CDS encoding enoyl-CoA hydratase/isomerase family protein, which encodes MATTQVRTDEVLYEVSEGIATLTLNRPDRLNTISGPMLNQLTALLVQANEDPEVRVVILTGTGKAFCAGLDLVSATQGSGIGSDTSGQNVSVNLDLRNTPPTVLFAMDKPTICALNGSAAGYGMDTAMGCDIRIMAQSAKMAAAFVRRGIVPESGGTWFLPRLLGWARAAELIFTGRTLSAEESLELGLTNAVVPDEEIHTAARAMAREIADNAPLAVQSAKRLMRMGLNETFNDHVHHVYLQFLQLMRTRDFREGMVSFLEKRPAEFTGR
- a CDS encoding ArnT family glycosyltransferase, translated to MRLDAGRGLWLLILALTALRLWAAAVIPLTEDEAYYRLWSQHLHLGYYDHPPMIAWWIRLGTFLAGDTPLGVRLLPILGAAATTWLTADLARRLGGSARTGLVAALAYNAMLTIGAGGILATPDAPAIFFWAATLSVLARIAAGGSPRFWVLAGLAAGLACISKYSALFLAPGVVLWLAASPEGRRRLLTPWPWTAVVAAGVVFATNLAWNATHDWLTFEKQFGRVEPSQFRPAYLGELLTTQFVLLNPILAVLAGLGVWAVIRNRGRVGGMDLSLPLLAALPFCLYLALHSLHDRVQAHWPATVFAAFALAVAGAVTDRPRGWRSRLLAGGLGLGAVSMVGVLAWAGLQGPPINSRTDPLLPIRGWPDFARQVEAARVSAGADWVGVAHYGALSQLAATGQVKAPLVHLIERERWPDAAPAPVDRPGLVLDKSRRLSLPDLQACFGKVTPMGELIRGVPTSRVDRYPLYRVEGPVPDLLARGCPDELGKNRRR
- a CDS encoding glycosyltransferase family 2 protein, with product MPDSDPTAPAASPASAGLELTVVVPTFNERANVRKLISLVEAALAGRRWQVIFVDDNSPDGTAAEVKAVAAVDPRVLCLHRVGRRGLAGAVIEGIMASAAPFVAVMDGDLQHDERLLPDMLRALDQEGADLAVGSRYCGGPGADASALGARREAGSRLANWLGRQVLKADLTDPMSGFFMVRRSVVEAVAPRLSTSGFKVLFDIVASQDRPLKIIELPYTFRAREAGDSKLDNGVVVQYLGLLVAKLSRDVISPRFLMFAMVGASGVVVHLAILRSLLHLGFSWAQTLAALGAMTSNYLINNAVTYRDRRLKGLKLVGGYIKFCVLCSVPLAANVAVATVVYERGPAWWVAGLAGAVVAAAWNYVTTSKAVW
- a CDS encoding DUF3617 domain-containing protein; its protein translation is MTNRMGMALAAGLSALALAAPVAADSVGRPRPGYWELTNVFTVVVTQKKVERRCLVASEINKFMTSPSNRHYACTYPSRAVGDGKILLKGSCSTKEGQVADVTATGGYSPETFRLKLALSTRIAGIPLAGTATTTARRLGDACPPEAARSDEAKRVLKGGNTPPQS
- a CDS encoding RidA family protein, with the protein product MSEVEARLAAAGIVLPVPVAPVANYVPFVRSGSLVHISGQVSVDAAGGVKGVVGVEVDLEAARAAARLCGINLLAQMKAACEGDLDRLVRVIKLGGFVQAGPDFFDIPQVVNGASDLMVLAFGDAGRHARSAVGVYRLPLNFAVEVDAVVEVR
- a CDS encoding glycerophosphodiester phosphodiesterase — encoded protein: MKAQFGEAWDLLFSPAIAHRGLWNPDGLPENSLGAFQAACEAGYGIELDVHITADGEAVVFHDNTLKRMTGREGRVRDYTAADLAGVSLKGTEETIPTLLEALALIGRRAMVHVELKTPFGEVGPLEQRVHEILMDHAGPTCVIGFNPYSHAWFADRFPGVLRGLDSYRWNDEATHISPEQRKAFARLEHVSIARPHFLAMSLDTVANPEVAAHRRAGMPVVAWTARTPEQAEAARPHCDNVIFEGFRA
- a CDS encoding GNAT family N-acetyltransferase encodes the protein MTLKPAVRISRRIAEIGRADWDACAVRGDQPFNPFICFDFLDCAEEAGCAVEAQGWGPQHLAVEDEAGRVAAVMPLYLKGHSQGEYIFDHAWAEAYERAGGRYYPKLLSAAPFTPATGPRLLVRPDVDPDLGRKALLGGALTVCERYGASGLHVNFPTRDEWSWLGEAGMALREGQQYHWLNRGYATFDDFLADLSSGRRKTIRRERRDAGQGLEILCLTGSDLTEAHWDAFYRFYVDTGSRKWGRPYLNRLFFSLLGERMADRVLLIMARRNGRWIAGALNLIGGDCLFGRNWGCVEDVPFLHFELCYYQAIEWAIGRGLARVEAGAQGQHKIARGYLPAPVHSAHFIADPALRGPVEDYLRREMAAVEEEMEWLSEAYSPFRQSGDA